The Deltaproteobacteria bacterium PRO3 genome contains a region encoding:
- a CDS encoding nucleoside-diphosphate kinase translates to MAKERTLSIIKPDGVEKNVIGECFRRFEQGGLKIVATKMIHMDQKKAEGFYAVHKERPFFQSLVKFMTRGPVVVSVLEGENAIAKHREIMGATDPAKAAPGTIRKDLASNIEENTVHGSDGPDTAKFEVSYFFETSEIFSR, encoded by the coding sequence ATGGCCAAAGAACGCACCCTCTCCATCATCAAGCCCGACGGCGTCGAAAAGAACGTCATCGGCGAGTGTTTCCGCCGCTTCGAGCAGGGCGGCCTCAAGATCGTCGCGACCAAGATGATCCACATGGACCAGAAGAAGGCCGAAGGCTTCTACGCCGTCCACAAGGAGCGCCCCTTTTTCCAAAGCCTCGTGAAGTTCATGACCCGCGGCCCGGTCGTGGTCTCGGTGCTCGAGGGCGAAAACGCCATCGCCAAGCACCGCGAGATCATGGGAGCCACCGATCCCGCCAAGGCCGCGCCCGGGACCATCCGCAAGGATTTGGCCAGCAACATCGAGGAGAACACCGTCCACGGCAGCGACGGGCCGGATACGGCGAAGTTCGAGGTGTCCTACTTTTTCGAGACCTCGGAGATTTTTTCGCGCTAG
- a CDS encoding Spx/MgsR family RNA polymerase-binding regulatory protein, with protein sequence MLRFYWYSKCDTCRRAKKWLESNGRKFEEIDITLAPPSLADLKDYLKKSGKELKDFLNRSGVQYRELNMKDKVKSLPADKILEMLAKEGRLIKRPILTDGKKVSVGFDEKEFARLWA encoded by the coding sequence ATGCTTCGATTCTATTGGTATTCTAAATGCGATACTTGCCGCCGAGCCAAGAAATGGCTTGAGTCAAACGGGCGGAAGTTCGAGGAAATCGACATCACCCTCGCGCCTCCTTCGCTTGCGGATTTGAAAGACTATCTCAAGAAGAGCGGCAAGGAGTTAAAAGACTTCCTCAACCGCAGCGGCGTCCAATACCGCGAGCTCAACATGAAGGATAAGGTGAAGAGCCTTCCGGCCGACAAGATCCTCGAGATGCTCGCCAAGGAAGGCCGCCTGATCAAGCGGCCCATCCTCACCGACGGCAAGAAGGTCTCGGTCGGCTTCGACGAGAAGGAATTCGCCCGGCTTTGGGCCTGA
- a CDS encoding 5-(carboxyamino)imidazole ribonucleotide synthase, which yields MSRSDTVGILGGGQLAMMLAQAAERLELSVSVYEEDPGAPAFHTRASRVQASPRDRDRLRAWLEGLSVLTFENEFVDTSTLRECLPAGLQVFPSLAALDLVQDKLRQKAYLAELGFPVPAFREAPDAAAAEAFAAEQGWPLVLKERRHGYDGRGTYVLKDAEELRRFFAARKSPDSLLAEAFVPFTMEIAVQVARNPRGQVSCFPIVKTFQTNGVCHWAKAPASLGPEEAEQITSLARRLMESLQAVGVFAVEMFCAPEGGILINELAPRVHNSGHYTIEGCRTSQFEQHLRAVTDADLGSTELLHPGMAMINILGDFEGPYRLEGADRVSQNHPAILHWYHKKTSGRGRKLGHLTAWGSTSDEAMRHALEARKELHLCPSD from the coding sequence ATGTCTCGATCCGACACAGTTGGAATCCTCGGCGGCGGCCAGTTGGCGATGATGCTGGCCCAGGCCGCGGAGCGTTTGGAGCTGTCCGTCAGCGTCTACGAAGAAGACCCGGGCGCCCCGGCTTTTCACACCCGGGCCTCCCGCGTCCAGGCCTCGCCGCGGGACCGCGACCGGCTGCGCGCCTGGCTCGAGGGGCTTTCGGTGCTCACCTTCGAAAATGAATTCGTCGACACCTCGACGCTGCGGGAGTGCCTTCCCGCCGGCCTCCAGGTCTTTCCCTCGCTCGCCGCCCTCGACCTCGTGCAGGACAAGCTCCGGCAAAAGGCCTATCTCGCCGAGCTGGGTTTTCCCGTTCCGGCCTTCCGCGAGGCTCCCGACGCGGCGGCGGCGGAAGCCTTCGCCGCCGAGCAGGGTTGGCCCCTCGTCCTTAAGGAGCGCCGCCACGGCTACGACGGGCGCGGCACCTATGTCCTCAAGGATGCCGAAGAGCTACGCCGATTTTTCGCGGCGCGAAAATCCCCCGACTCGCTCCTGGCGGAGGCCTTCGTGCCCTTCACCATGGAGATCGCCGTCCAGGTCGCGCGCAACCCGCGGGGCCAGGTCTCCTGCTTTCCGATCGTCAAGACCTTCCAGACCAACGGCGTCTGCCATTGGGCCAAGGCCCCGGCGAGCCTCGGTCCCGAGGAAGCCGAGCAGATCACGTCCCTGGCCCGGCGGCTGATGGAGAGCCTCCAAGCGGTGGGCGTCTTCGCCGTCGAGATGTTTTGCGCGCCGGAAGGGGGCATCCTCATCAACGAGCTGGCGCCCCGCGTGCATAATTCCGGACACTACACCATCGAGGGCTGCCGGACTTCCCAGTTCGAGCAGCACCTCCGGGCCGTGACGGATGCCGACTTGGGATCGACGGAACTCCTCCATCCGGGCATGGCGATGATCAATATCCTGGGCGATTTCGAGGGTCCGTATCGCCTGGAAGGGGCCGATCGGGTTTCTCAAAACCACCCGGCCATCCTGCACTGGTACCACAAAAAGACCTCGGGCCGCGGCCGCAAGCTGGGCCATTTGACCGCCTGGGGTAGCACCTCCGACGAGGCCATGCGGCACGCCTTGGAGGCGCGAAAGGAGCTGCATCTATGTCCCTCCGACTGA